One genomic region from Anabaena sp. PCC 7108 encodes:
- a CDS encoding DNA-binding protein: MSRSTSYHEKLIKDLQDPLEAAAYIEVVIEEGDPKMLNKALKNVIEAQGGIDRFSVEVQQSYEKFAQILSEKGEIEFYSLSTLLDALGLQLAVTVKSA; the protein is encoded by the coding sequence ATGTCTAGAAGTACAAGCTATCACGAAAAACTAATTAAAGACTTACAAGATCCACTAGAAGCAGCAGCTTATATTGAAGTAGTTATAGAAGAAGGCGATCCAAAAATGTTAAATAAGGCGCTCAAAAATGTGATTGAGGCTCAAGGTGGAATTGATAGATTTTCCGTAGAAGTACAGCAATCTTACGAAAAATTTGCACAAATTCTTTCTGAAAAAGGAGAAATTGAATTTTATTCTTTAAGTACCTTACTTGATGCTTTAGGATTGCAGTTAGCAGTAACAGTGAAGTCAGCTTAA
- the pdxA gene encoding 4-hydroxythreonine-4-phosphate dehydrogenase PdxA → MNPFKDKRPRLALTLGDPAGIGTEVILKALADPEVGKNCDLVVVSSGDLLLRTYKNLTASSVCLANPAELSVIDVPTTGEIIPGVGNAASGTASFAYMEYAISQTLAGEFDAIVTAPIAKSAWKSAGYNYPGQTELLAQKAGVERFGMLFVGRSPFTGWTIRALLATTHIPLRQVADTLTPQLLTQKLDLLVECLERDFGIKNGRIAIAGLNPHSGEMGQLGTEEIDWLIPWIESERCKRPNMQLEGPIPPDTMWVKPGIAWYGNAEIKNPADGYLALYHDQGLIPVKLMAFDRAVNTTIGLPFVRTSPDHGTAFDIAGKGIADATSMKEAINLAVELVNRRLAV, encoded by the coding sequence ATGAATCCTTTTAAAGATAAACGTCCACGTTTGGCGCTGACGCTGGGAGATCCTGCGGGAATTGGCACAGAGGTAATTTTGAAGGCTTTAGCAGATCCGGAAGTTGGCAAAAACTGTGATCTGGTTGTGGTAAGTAGCGGGGATTTACTGTTACGTACTTACAAAAATTTAACAGCAAGTTCAGTATGTTTGGCAAATCCAGCAGAATTGTCTGTGATTGATGTGCCTACTACGGGTGAAATTATTCCCGGTGTGGGTAATGCAGCAAGTGGGACGGCGAGTTTTGCTTATATGGAATATGCCATATCTCAAACTTTAGCTGGTGAATTTGATGCTATTGTGACAGCACCGATTGCTAAATCTGCTTGGAAATCGGCTGGTTACAATTATCCTGGACAAACGGAACTTTTAGCCCAAAAGGCTGGTGTTGAGCGTTTTGGAATGTTGTTTGTAGGGCGATCGCCTTTTACTGGTTGGACAATCCGCGCTCTACTTGCTACCACACATATTCCTTTACGTCAAGTAGCTGATACTTTAACACCGCAATTATTAACTCAGAAACTTGATTTATTAGTGGAGTGTTTAGAGAGAGATTTTGGGATCAAAAATGGGAGAATTGCGATCGCAGGTTTGAATCCCCACAGCGGTGAAATGGGACAACTGGGAACCGAAGAAATAGATTGGTTAATTCCCTGGATAGAGTCAGAAAGGTGCAAGCGTCCAAATATGCAGTTAGAGGGACCAATACCACCAGATACGATGTGGGTGAAACCGGGTATTGCTTGGTATGGAAATGCTGAAATCAAAAATCCGGCTGATGGGTATTTAGCACTTTATCACGACCAAGGTTTAATTCCGGTGAAGTTGATGGCTTTTGATCGGGCTGTAAATACTACGATTGGTTTACCTTTTGTACGAACTTCCCCTGATCATGGAACAGCTTTTGATATTGCGGGTAAGGGAATTGCTGACGCGACGAGTATGAAAGAGGCGATTAATTTGGCGGTAGAATTGGTTAATCGCAGGTTGGCTGTGTAA
- a CDS encoding response regulator transcription factor, with protein sequence MDTLSTNTPKILIVDDDFSVRNLVYRFLSRKYQIESAADGKTALALFEQFNPALVILDWNLPDANGYKLCQEMQSRTNVLVLILTSRNDEADKIRVLAAGADDFMTKPFSLAEVEVRVEALLRRIRYIHPSQSQRLIFKQLAINPEGREVTLNDKPLALTALEFNILHFLASHPGQAWSRPQLIQKIWGCDYVGDGRVVDVHIGQLRKKMEVDSSLPEFIKTVRGYGYKFEPPEGSKI encoded by the coding sequence ATGGATACGCTTTCCACTAATACTCCCAAAATTCTGATTGTAGATGATGATTTCAGCGTCCGAAATCTCGTATACAGGTTTTTAAGTCGGAAATATCAAATAGAATCAGCCGCAGATGGTAAAACTGCGCTGGCTTTATTTGAACAATTCAACCCCGCTTTAGTAATTCTGGATTGGAATTTGCCAGACGCTAATGGTTACAAACTTTGTCAAGAAATGCAAAGTCGTACCAATGTTTTAGTTTTGATACTCACTAGCCGGAATGATGAAGCTGATAAAATTAGGGTTCTGGCAGCAGGTGCAGATGATTTCATGACTAAACCATTTAGTTTAGCAGAAGTAGAAGTCCGAGTAGAAGCACTTTTAAGACGCATTCGTTATATCCATCCCAGTCAATCACAGCGCCTGATCTTTAAACAGTTAGCGATTAACCCAGAAGGTAGAGAGGTAACGCTAAACGATAAACCTTTAGCCTTAACCGCTTTGGAGTTTAACATTTTACATTTTTTAGCCAGTCATCCAGGTCAAGCTTGGAGTCGTCCCCAACTGATCCAAAAAATTTGGGGTTGTGATTACGTAGGAGATGGACGAGTTGTCGATGTCCATATTGGTCAGCTACGGAAAAAAATGGAAGTTGATTCTAGTTTGCCAGAGTTTATCAAAACTGTACGGGGATATGGTTACAAGTTTGAACCACCCGAAGGTAGCAAAATTTAA
- a CDS encoding type II toxin-antitoxin system RelE/ParE family toxin, giving the protein MNIQPRELRNYLKVDGTNPFDNWFDSLRDRKVKSKIRARLDRVEDGNLGDCKSVGESVFELRIDYGPGYRIYFGQEGLKIILLLCGGDKSTQVQDIRKAKEYWEDYRSQNDV; this is encoded by the coding sequence ATGAACATCCAACCCAGAGAACTCAGGAATTACCTAAAAGTAGATGGTACAAATCCTTTTGATAATTGGTTTGATTCTCTAAGAGATAGAAAAGTCAAATCTAAAATTAGAGCCAGACTTGATAGAGTTGAAGATGGTAATTTAGGAGACTGTAAATCTGTTGGAGAAAGTGTATTTGAACTTAGAATCGACTATGGACCAGGCTACCGTATATACTTTGGACAAGAAGGGTTAAAAATTATTCTGCTCTTATGTGGTGGTGACAAAAGCACTCAAGTCCAAGATATTCGTAAAGCTAAAGAATATTGGGAAGATTATCGGAGTCAAAATGATGTCTAG
- a CDS encoding PetM family cytochrome b6-f complex subunit 7: MGGEILNAALLSFGLIFVGWALGALLLKIQGAEE, encoded by the coding sequence ATGGGCGGCGAAATCTTAAATGCAGCTTTATTATCCTTCGGTTTAATCTTCGTAGGTTGGGCCTTAGGTGCATTATTACTTAAAATCCAGGGTGCAGAAGAATAG